A region of Carettochelys insculpta isolate YL-2023 chromosome 9, ASM3395843v1, whole genome shotgun sequence DNA encodes the following proteins:
- the LOC142017671 gene encoding coiled-coil domain-containing protein 159-like isoform X2, producing MNWDTQLNSILTATDSNVAKIKRLNTTSIPSKVDLLLDRTNTESIAFDESLAGSHHPCPTCRSLPHYQMATEELAAISNQLHSQAKVIESLTQSVNRLKQEKEIQQQRIHNLEEEVSRLQNSPHSGLELLLGRRLEGLKSELHNLRQQVFHQPDGDCIPDLYPSARVMREMHESKRLLWQEYECVRREVEQLKHKLNRQEEDLFHQMSETDEMKRTQGLYCKMLEDLMNSHKAQSDDLDKAKLETWSTQQELGCIRSTVTDLRDQMKNHPLEEKLYTKPIGKESAHGKESSDFLREEELLSLSLCDDSASELSLTDVSSDELSSSTEIKGPEGSKDISTPSLELEESTPREEAGSVSNEEEDLSSDLSDSLPELNLSDL from the exons ATGAACTGGGACACACAGCTCAACTCCATACTGACTGCAACTGACAGCAACGTGGCTAAAATAAAG CGTCTGAATACAACCAGCATCCCTTCCAAAG TGGATTTGCTGCTTGATAGAACAAACACTGAGAGCATTGCATTTGATGAGTCTTTGGCTGGATCTCACCATCCGTGTCCTACCTGCCGAAGTCTTCCACACTACCAGATGGCAACAGAAGAGCTTGCAGCCATCAGCAATCAACTGCATTCTCAAGCTAAG GTCATCGAGTCCCTCACTCAGTCTGTAAATCGACTGAAGCAGGAGAAGGAGATACAGCAGCAGCGGATCCATAATTTGGAAG AGGAGGTTAGCCGATTGCAGAACAGTCCTCACAGTGGCTTGGAGTTGCTGCTGGGGCGGAGACTGGAAGGGCTGAAGAGTGAGCTTCATAACCTGCGCCAACAAGTGTTTCACCAGCCAGATGGAGATTGCATCCCGGATTTGTATCCCAGTGCCAGGGTCATGCGGGAGATGCATGAGAG CAAAAGGCTCTTATGGCAAGAATATGAATGTGTGAGAAGAGAGGTGGAGCAACTGAAGCACAAGCTTA ACCGACAGGAGGAGGATTTATTCCATCAGATGTCTGAAACTGATGAAATGAAGAGAACTCAAGGTCTATATTGCAAG ATGCTGGAAGATTTGATGAACAGTCACAAAGCTCAATCGGATGACTTGGACAAAGCCAAGTTGGAGACATGGAGCACCCAGCAGGAGCTCGGCTGCATCAG ATCCACAGTTACTGACCTGAGAGACCAAATGAAAAACCATCCCTTGGAGGAGAAGCTGTACACTAAGCCCATAGGAAAGGAAAGTGCTCATGGGA AAGAAAGCAGTGATTTTTTGAGAGAAGAGGAGCTACTTTCTTTATCCCTGTGTGATGATTCTGCCTCTGAGCTCAGTCTCACAGATGTCAGCTCAGATGAGCTCTCCAGCTCCACAGAGATTAAGGGTCCTGAAG GATCCAAAGACATCTCCACCCCAAGCCTGGAGCTGGAGGAAAGCAcccccagggaggaggctggaagCGTGTCAAATGAGGAGGAAGACCTCAGCAGTGACCTGTCTGACAGTCTGCCTGAACTTAATCTAAGTGATCTTTAA
- the LOC142017671 gene encoding coiled-coil domain-containing protein 159-like isoform X1: MNWDTQLNSILTATDSNVAKIKQRLNTTSIPSKVDLLLDRTNTESIAFDESLAGSHHPCPTCRSLPHYQMATEELAAISNQLHSQAKVIESLTQSVNRLKQEKEIQQQRIHNLEEEVSRLQNSPHSGLELLLGRRLEGLKSELHNLRQQVFHQPDGDCIPDLYPSARVMREMHESKRLLWQEYECVRREVEQLKHKLNRQEEDLFHQMSETDEMKRTQGLYCKMLEDLMNSHKAQSDDLDKAKLETWSTQQELGCIRSTVTDLRDQMKNHPLEEKLYTKPIGKESAHGKESSDFLREEELLSLSLCDDSASELSLTDVSSDELSSSTEIKGPEGSKDISTPSLELEESTPREEAGSVSNEEEDLSSDLSDSLPELNLSDL; encoded by the exons ATGAACTGGGACACACAGCTCAACTCCATACTGACTGCAACTGACAGCAACGTGGCTAAAATAAAG CAGCGTCTGAATACAACCAGCATCCCTTCCAAAG TGGATTTGCTGCTTGATAGAACAAACACTGAGAGCATTGCATTTGATGAGTCTTTGGCTGGATCTCACCATCCGTGTCCTACCTGCCGAAGTCTTCCACACTACCAGATGGCAACAGAAGAGCTTGCAGCCATCAGCAATCAACTGCATTCTCAAGCTAAG GTCATCGAGTCCCTCACTCAGTCTGTAAATCGACTGAAGCAGGAGAAGGAGATACAGCAGCAGCGGATCCATAATTTGGAAG AGGAGGTTAGCCGATTGCAGAACAGTCCTCACAGTGGCTTGGAGTTGCTGCTGGGGCGGAGACTGGAAGGGCTGAAGAGTGAGCTTCATAACCTGCGCCAACAAGTGTTTCACCAGCCAGATGGAGATTGCATCCCGGATTTGTATCCCAGTGCCAGGGTCATGCGGGAGATGCATGAGAG CAAAAGGCTCTTATGGCAAGAATATGAATGTGTGAGAAGAGAGGTGGAGCAACTGAAGCACAAGCTTA ACCGACAGGAGGAGGATTTATTCCATCAGATGTCTGAAACTGATGAAATGAAGAGAACTCAAGGTCTATATTGCAAG ATGCTGGAAGATTTGATGAACAGTCACAAAGCTCAATCGGATGACTTGGACAAAGCCAAGTTGGAGACATGGAGCACCCAGCAGGAGCTCGGCTGCATCAG ATCCACAGTTACTGACCTGAGAGACCAAATGAAAAACCATCCCTTGGAGGAGAAGCTGTACACTAAGCCCATAGGAAAGGAAAGTGCTCATGGGA AAGAAAGCAGTGATTTTTTGAGAGAAGAGGAGCTACTTTCTTTATCCCTGTGTGATGATTCTGCCTCTGAGCTCAGTCTCACAGATGTCAGCTCAGATGAGCTCTCCAGCTCCACAGAGATTAAGGGTCCTGAAG GATCCAAAGACATCTCCACCCCAAGCCTGGAGCTGGAGGAAAGCAcccccagggaggaggctggaagCGTGTCAAATGAGGAGGAAGACCTCAGCAGTGACCTGTCTGACAGTCTGCCTGAACTTAATCTAAGTGATCTTTAA
- the MMACHC gene encoding cyanocobalamin reductase / alkylcobalamin dealkylase encodes MMPREMGFMETSVAALESRIRNCLCDFGFEISPLKIGWYNAVLQPSFHLQYSENTLAFVVLSTPSMFDKAFKPFVNKQLLKKISDPVDQCVSYHLSLVKENLPDQRLDIIYDYEILPNRKPKFLAQTAAHVAGAAYYYQRKDVRCDPWGEKKIYGVCIHPQYGGWFAIRGLLIFPDVQVPFLKQVAPVDSVVSEEKRIELLDKFNFHWRDWSYRDIIEVKERYSEEQKAYFGAPPAERFKLLELQGVVQRRVFC; translated from the exons atgatgccaCGAGAGATGGGCTTCATGGAGACAAGCGTGGCTGCCCTGGAGAGTCGAATCCGCAATTGCTTGTGCGACTTCGGCTTCGAGATTTCTCCCCTCAAG ATTGGGTGGTACAACGCTGTTCTTCAGCCATCCTTTCACCTCCAGTACTCTGAGAACACGCTGGCATTCGTTGTCCTCAGCACGCCTTCGATGTTTGACAAAGCCTTTAAACCCTTTGTGAACAAACAGctgctgaaaaaaatcagtgaccCAGTGGATCAATGTGTATCTTATCATCTGTCTCTTGTGAAGGAG AATCTCCCTGACCAGAGGCTGGACATCATCTATGATTATGAGATCCTACCAAACCGGAAGCCCAAGTTTCTGGCACAGACAGCAGcccatgtggctggagcagcctatTACTACCAAAGAAAGGATGTGAGGTGTGATCCTTGGGGAGAAAAG AAAATCTATGGTGTCTGTATTCATCCCCAATATGGAGGCTGGTTTGCTATCCGAGGTCTTCTAATATTCCCAGATGTCCAGGTGCCATTCCTGAAGCAAGTTGCCCCTGTTGATAGCGTGGTCTCAGAGGAGAAACGGATAGAGCTGCTGGATAAATTCAATTTCCACTGGCGGGACTGGAGCTACAGGGACATTATTGAAGTGAAGGAGCGATACTCAGAGGAGCAGAAAGCTTACTTTGGGGCCCCTCCAGCAGAAAGATTCAAACTGCTAGAACTGCAAGGAGTTGTGCAGAGAAGAGTGTTTTGCTGA